Part of the Bos taurus isolate L1 Dominette 01449 registration number 42190680 breed Hereford chromosome 1, ARS-UCD2.0, whole genome shotgun sequence genome is shown below.
CTAGGCTGGAAGTTGCTTCACCCTACCCACCCCAAGTTTCCCCCGGGCCACAATTCTGCTTTCACTAGACTTGGAAGTTCTCTATCCCAAGGCCACCATAACTCGACGTCTGCCAGGCTCAACCCTAGACTTTAATGGGGAACAGGGAGACGCTAAAAGCTGGAGTGAGAGAAGAGGAAATACAGGGAGCAGTCTAGAGACAGTGATGGCCCTAAAGTGGAATTAGGTTGGCAAATTTGGGACCAGAGAGCCACCACTCGCCTCCCAAGAGATCTCTAACTCAAGCAAAGCCTGCCAAGGCATTTTATTCTCCAGACTCAAACTGCCTTGTATTGTGTACTACCACATCCTCAGCCATTTATCTCCATATCTATTCCCTCCAACTGCAGCAAAGGAAGAAGCTACTTACTGTTTTGCAAGCCTGGCTGCTACCCAGCCTGCAGGGAGGCCTTCTATGCTGCATTTAGCCattggtaggagaaggcaatggcatcccactccagtactcttgcctggaaaatcccatggacggaggagcctggtaggctgcagtccatggggtcgctaagagtcggatacgactgagcgacttcactttcacttttgactttcatgcattggagaaggaaatgcactggagcaacccactccagtgttcttgcctggagaatcccagggaccgggcagcctagtgggctgctgtctatggggtcgcacagagtcggacacgactgaagcagagAAAAATTAGTTTTCCTTTGCAGGCCTAGCTGCCTCATACAATTACATGACAAATTTTCCAGCTTTTAATCCACACTTCACGTAGGTATGGAATAATCTGATATTACCCTCCATACCCCGGTTAAAGGACTACACCAGGAAAAATGTTTCATTATAGGCTAGGACATAATTTGCCTATTATTCATACACGCACGTACCTAGGAAACCAACAAAGGGAAGAGAGCATGCCATGACGTCTCTCCCCACAGATTCTTATTCTAAAATGATAACAATAAAactcaattttaaagaaaaacttcaaagTTCATATTCCGCAGCGCCGCAAGTACACCAAGATATCCACCATTCAAACACCGATCTAACAAGTGGCCTCTAGTTTCAGATAGAGTTACAAGGATGCTGCAGCTCCCGGGCGTCTCTCTGCCCAGAACAAGGCAGTTCGACAGAAAGCAGAGCAAAAAACGTTCTGTATTCAGGACTTCACAACCCTCGTGAGGGAGTCCACCCTACTCGCCACCTGGCACCCTTAGGGTGcacttcccccccaccccccgacagGCAGGTTTGGGGACAAGCCCCGtgaagagcctctggagggtCTACATGCCGTTCTCGGATCCCTCCGTTTCAGGAGGCTATCGCCTGTTTAACAAAACAGAACAGCCGCAGCCGCTCTTCCCGACAAATACCAGTACGCTTCTCTCCTCAGGAAACTGCCACGGGCATCCCTGGTCAGTGACCCCGGGCTCGCCTCCAGTTTCTAAGATAGTTTCTTCACCGTTTCCAAAGAAGCGGCCCAGATTCTGCAAAGCAGAGAACGCCCTTCCCCCCTTTCCACTTTTTACTTCAGAGTTTAAGTCTTTGCCGTTCTGTGGACATATCTTGCCCACAGAGCGCTCCTACAAACTCCCGACTATGGGATCCTCCAGGGCGCGCCGCTCACCTCACCAGGTCCTGGACCGCCGAGGAGCGCCAGGCCCGCGGCTGGGCGGCAGAACGCCGGCGGTGCCCGGGTCTCTCGCGGGTTCGCGGGGCCGGAAGGGACGGGGAGGGGCGGGAGCAGTACCGCAGGGCGCCGCGCCCATCACCGCGCTGGGAGCCGGGAGGCGGGCGCGGAGGCGGCGGGACGGCGGCGCCCGGCTCTGCTGTCAGCGCGGGACGTCGGGTGCCTCAGGGAACACCCGGGCCGGGCTCTGGCGGGGCCGCGCCTCCCGCCCCTCTCCTGGCACCGCCCCGCGCGCTGCGCCGGACCCCGCGCTCGGCCGCTCCCGGCTGTGCGGCCCCGCGCCCCGCGCCTCCTTCGCCTGAACAGGGCTGCCCCGGGGGGTCTCGGCGGCGGAGAGGCAA
Proteins encoded:
- the LOC101906506 gene encoding uncharacterized protein, whose product is MPFSDPSVSGGYRLFNKTEQPQPLFPTNTTLLQTPDYGILQGAPLTSPGPGPPRSARPAAGRQNAGGARVSRGFAGPEGTGRGGSSTAGRRAHHRAGSREAGAEAAGRRRPALLSARDVGCLREHPGRALAGPRLPPLSWHRPARCAGPRARPLPAVRPRAPRLLRLNRAAPGGLGGGEARKTPMLQFPRAGIMSEILPWTFPGSLILYSQTLSCGTYRKCIPKPSAARHKRFNIFYQGLPYLPQKELRMLLS